One Mercurialis annua linkage group LG3, ddMerAnnu1.2, whole genome shotgun sequence DNA window includes the following coding sequences:
- the LOC126672216 gene encoding uncharacterized protein LOC126672216, whose amino-acid sequence MDNIATFVQYNGFWNDKLQYTDFAVKGLIIPRECNISNLQQLLARQLEIDLEETYVQIKYQVKENYPPIIIQDNDSLDFYFQMRSKTTDPTQFPICIETHKKIRDISFYVSSSRSIQQNVDRNAEICDQQEYSVNALNSTNVDNSNSVSNMFQYAIDMGNQLDEDQEVQSQYVESMLINEIKPTEIEEGQKYKDKHTLKTILSIYAINNHFQFRSYKSCKIEYIAICNEHGCDWRLRASRNKKSTAFVVRKFNNVHSCKVGERMANKRQATSNLIGHFIKNKYSNVKTVYTPADIIRDMKNEYGVDLAYQTAWRSKEKGLELTRGHPAESYQLLPSYLHALKTTNPGSVAELETIEKRFLYVFISLNASIKGWGFCKPVMVVDGTFLKVAYGGTLLTAATQDAANKIFPLAFCVVDSENDDSWEWFFKKIRETFGMREGMCIISDRHKSIENAIEKIYPEANHGICTYHLFNNVKARYKRAKGEIREHFFGAAKAYTLEQFNKHMEELDKYDPKIREYLTDIGFKKWTTLHSSSNRYSTMTSNIAESLNATNIAARELPITTMLEFLRSLVQKWSHANRNCARSLKTDMTRVAEEILNENYIRSLHLTVTPAADNLYTVTKTKTPFSVDLERGTCCCRRFQTDKIPCAHAIAVIRKYNKDPLLYCSKYYMKETYINTYGSTVYPMTNKSTWNTPQEVNDVIVLPPESRTKSGRPKKKRILAGNEKRLKNKCAVCKKVGHNKKTCKR is encoded by the exons ATGGACAACATTGCAACTTTTGTTCAGTATAATGGTTTTTGGAATGATAAGCTTCAGTATACAGATTTTGCAGTTAAAGGACTTATAATTCCAAGAGAATGTAATATCTCTAATCTTCAACAATTATTGGCAAGACAGCTGGAAATAGATTTAGAAGAAACATATGTGCAAATCAAATATCAG GTTAAAGAAAATTATCCACCAATTATAATTCAAGATAATGATTCTTTGGATTTCTACTTTCAGATGAGAAGCAAAACAACAGATCCAACTCAATTTCCAATTTGCATAGAAACTCACAAAAAAATAAGAGATATATCATTCTATGTATCATCATCCAGATCAATCCAGCAAAATGTTGACAGAAATGCAGAAATTTGTGACCAGCAAGAATACTCAGTAAATGCCCTTAATTCAACaaatgttgataattccaattCAGTTTCAAATATGTTTCAGTACGCGATAGATATGGGAAATCAGTTAGATGAGGATCAAGAAGTACAAAGTCAGTATGTAGAAAGCATGTTGATTAATGAAATAAAGCCAACAGAAATTGAAGAAGGTCAAAAATACAAAGACAAGCACACACTCAAGACTATATTAAGCATCTATGCCATCAACAATCATTTTCAGTTCAGATCTTACAAGTCGTGCAAAATTGAGTATATTGCAATATGCAATGAGCACGGCTGCGACTGGAGACTAAGGGCGTCGAGAAACAAAAAGTCAACTGCGTTCGTTGTTCGAAAATTCAACAATGTACACAGTTGTAAAGTTGGGGAAAGGATGGCTAATAAAAGGCAAGCAACATCAAATTTGATTGGACACTTCATAAAGAATAAGTATTCCAACGTCAAAACTGTTTACACGCCTGCCGATATTATTCGAGACATGAAGAATGAATATGGAGTTGACTTAGCTTACCAAACAGCGTGGAGGTCAAAAGAAAAAGGATTGGAGCTTACGAGGGGACATCCGGCAGAATCATACCAATTGTTGCCTTCCTATCTCCACGCGCTCAAAACGACAAATCCAGGTTCTGTTGCTGAACTCGAAACAATTGAAAAAAGATTTCTGTATGTTTTCATATCATTAAATGCTTCAATTAAAGGTTGGGGTTTCTGCAAGCCTGTAATGGTAGTGGACGGTACGTTCCTAAAAGTAGCGTATGGAGGAACTCTTCTAACGGCAGCAACACAAGATGCAGCCAACAAGATTTTTCCTCTTGCATTTTGTGTCGTAGATTCTGAAAATGATGATTCATGGGAatggttttttaagaaaattagaGAAACATTCGGCATGAGAGAGGGCATGTGCATAATTTCCGATAGACATAAGAGTATTGAAAATGCAATCGAAAAAATTTACCCGGAAGCAAATCATGGCATCTGTACTTACCATCTCTTCAACAATGTCAAGGCAAGATATAAAAGAGCAAAAGGTGAAATAAGAGAACACTTTTTTGGGGCAGCAAAAGCATACACACTTGAGCAGTTCAACAAGCACATGGAAGAACTTGACAAATATGACCCAAAGATAAGAGAGTACCTCACTGATATTGGTTTTAAAAAATGGACGACACTCCATTCCTCAAGTAATAGGTATTCAACAATGACTTCCAACATTGCCGAGTCTTTAAATGCAACAAACATAGCTGCAAGAGAACTGCCCATAACGACAATGCTCGAGTTTTTACGTTCCCTTGTGCAAAAATGGTCTCATGCAAACAGAAATTGTGCAAGATCATTAAAGACAGATATGACAAGGGTTGCTGAAGAAATATTGAATGAAAACTACATTCGATCTCTGCATCTGACG GTCACACCTGCAGCTGACAATTTATACACTgtcacaaaaacaaaaactcccTTCTCAGTGGATTTGGAAAGAGGAACATGCTGTTGCAGAAGATTTCAAACAGATAAAATACCTTGTGCACATGCAATTGCTGTGATTAGGAAATACAACAAAGATCCCTTGTTATATTGTTCTAAGTACTACATGAAGGAGACATACATCAACACATATGGCAGCACTGTCTATCCAATGACAAATAAGTCAACATGGAATACACCTCAAGAAGTTAATGATGTAATCGTGTTGCCTCCTGAATCAAGAACAAAGTCTGGCAGACCGAAGAAGAAACGCATATTGGCGGGAAatgaaaaaaggttaaaaaacaaATGCGCGGTTTGCAAGAAGGTGGGacacaataaaaaaacatgcaaAAGATGA
- the LOC126674513 gene encoding uncharacterized protein LOC126674513 — protein sequence MRILMLDGFFSGKRKASRRNVQSSVDEEVPVFNDAAVSSLLSASTNNQQEINNMSKRVVDVEKQLKVVISDMSAMKNEIKTYHVDMEKGMAEIGGVLKDLVSKMERHFAKSENITRGDDKGDDGDARDLSGSSSESEDDNKKNDYELKKAEATSVVSNVDGKTKDVSAQDCGANAEKADEDTGMADANPTHFLDSDEIFSDSVIATLDETVASLYKSRDIASLIEAGCKPDGTALSFNDVPCPFLNSDYTGSDAFRDVEIFNWIEKGWNSKLCCLTGKYSVINPPLEVGGDALTKKIFFHTLNFCGGELSTSHIDVIFYYLRKRIKLMKEKKIKFSTTDSCFSQILVSEYQSWKASGSPNVFKVGAGNTLFVYFSGGVCRYGKPWKDVDELLCPLLVLDPNHWILVRVNFEECKVYVYNSYKTEKIEKNIELVIGAFTEYLPLFLKQTKFYDLRKESVSFALSSSYDSRYSSFSFHNVSDLPTQVKSDCGAFICLFAERLIDGKRIPSSFSVEEMELYRNRLCHGLITYGRWKLETNYISEDEGTVKLRRELNKDPALK from the exons ATGAGGATTTTAATGCTGGATGGTTTTTTCTCTGGAAAGAGGAAGGCGAGTAGGCGGAATGTTCAGAGTTCTGTTGATGAGGAGGTTCCTGTTTTCAATGATGCAGCAGTTTCTTCTTTGTTGTCTGCATCAACAAACAATCAACaggaaatcaacaacatgtctaAGAGGGTTGTTGATGTTGAAAAGCAACTTAAAGTTGTTATTTCTGATATGTCTGCTATGAAGAATGAAATAAAGACATATCATGTTGATATGGAGAAGGGTATGGCTGAAATTGGAGGTGTTTTGAAGGATCTTGTCAGCAAAATGGAACGTCATTTTGCAAAATCAGAAAATATTACg CGTGGCGACGATAAAGGTGATGATGGTGATGCACGTGACCTGTCTGGTTCTTCGTCTGAAAGTGAGGACGATAACAAGAAAAATGACTATGAGCTTAAGAAGGCTGAAGCGACTTCTGTTGTGTCGAATGTTGATGGGAAAACTAAGGATGTGTCTGCTCAAGATTGTGGAGCAAATGCCGAAAAAGCTGATGAAGATACTGGTATGGCTGATGCAAATCCAACTCATTTTTTGGATTCAGATGAAATCTTTAGTGATTCTGTGATTGCTACATTGGATGAAACAGTTGCGTCCTTATATAAGAGTCGTGATATTGCTTCTTTAATTGAAGCTGGTTGCAAACCTg ATGGGACTGCATTGTCTTTTAATGACGTTCCTTGCCCCTTCCTCAATAGTGATTACACTGGTTCAGATGCGTTTAGAGATGTTGAAATTTTTAACTGGATTGAGAAAGGGTGGAATAGTAAACTCTG TTGCCTTACCGGTAAATATTCTGTAATCAATCCTCCTTTGGAAGTTGGCGGTGATGCACTTACAAAAAAGATTTTTTTCCATACTTTGAATTTTTGCGGTGGCGAACTGTCTACTTCC CATATCGATGTTATTTTTTACTACTTGAGGAAGAGGATTAAATTGATGAAAgagaagaaaattaaattttcaactaCGGATAGCTGTTTCAGCCAGATTTTAGTGTCAGAATATCAATCTTGGAAGGCATCTGGTTCACCGAATGTATTTAAAGTTGGGGCTGGAAACACCCTTTTTGTATACTTTTCGGGAGGAGTCTGCCGTTACGGTAAGCCTTGGAAAGATGTTGATGAACTTCTTTGCCCTTTGCTCGTTTTAGATCCAAATCATTGGATACTTGTGCGGGTAAATTTTGAAGAATGCAAGGTGTATGTTTACAACTCTTACAAGACTGAGAAGATTGAAAAGAATATAGAACTTGTAATAGGAGCTTTTACAGAGTACCTTCCTTTGTTTTTGAAACAAACCAAGTTCTATGATTTGAGGAAGGAATCTGTATCATTTGCGCTATCTTCGAGCTACGACAGCAGATACAGTTCATTTTCTTTTCACAATGTTTCTGATTTGCCAACTCAAGTTAAgag TGATTGCGGGGCGTTTATTTGCTTGTTTGCTGAGCGTTTGATTGATGGCAAGCGTATTCCTTCATCATTTTCTGTAGAAGAAATGGAATTGTATCGAAACCGGCTTTGTCATGGCCTGATTACATATGGGAGATGGAAGTTGGAAACCAATTACATAAGTGAGGATGAAGGAACAGTGAAGCTTCGAAGAGAACTGAACAAGGATCCTGCTTTGAAATAG
- the LOC130015239 gene encoding uncharacterized protein LOC130015239, translating into MGKKRAGRKPESSSSVLDSGSDTSDRETVGNEAISRHPDDVVPAAETTGAVESSHVDNSEVDLSQQIPNVDVNETVAQPSVLDIAREAVESLRRSPRPTLTKAMIIESRLKSAAAANVKQTPEAKVVQSDSQQTVEPLVNPAGRSSKRSKKGGASSIVAEMAKLKASYAGKKTVKHVSFEIAKNDSHVEEATAPVKEVKKKPPVAAKRKVVFESTADDKGADKIAKKSPKSPIKKKTDKSNAGAKRKASAEPSELEEVLAETTIKSAKTRSASASSKKKPSTATHEPEKVLNDASKEMWSLRWKLEEIPTTRVDHCMKHKVVDKLKSHLTDSQLEMFRATCFGFVLDMPSCNFQGQVVHSMLARQFDNAGENEMWFAVGQLKVRFSIEEFAILTGLNCTGEIQKVGFEDGANHFAEKYFGGLSKLNRQSVAECFACKRWQSDEDAVKIAFLYVLELYFLCALDSNLIEAHHLDVIASEDYNSYPWGKEIFYYTLKSFKSKDLTKKFKNEGYCRLLGFPIILQFLFYECFPTVDGKICTLVGNKVPRCLNWSSSITPTVDDLQSNFYNQGSEILAFLNI; encoded by the exons ATGGGTAAAAAGAGGGCTGGTCGTAAACCGGAAAGTAGCAGTTCAGTGCTCGATTCTGGTTCTGATACGTCGGACCGTGAAACTGTTGGCAATGAAGCCATATCCCGGCATCCTGATGATGTTGTTCCCGCTGCTGAAACTACTGGAGCAGTCGAGTCCTCACATGTTGACAATAGTGAAGTGGATTTGTCGCAGCAAATTCCAAATGTTGATGTGAATGAGACTGTTGCGCAGCCTAGCGTATTAGACATTGCTAGGGAAGCAGTGGAGTCGCTTCGAAGATCTCCTAGACCAACGCTAACAAAAGCTATGATAATTGAAAGTCGGCTGAAAAGTGCTGCGGCTGCGAATGTTAAACAAACTCCTGAAGCAAAAGTTGTTCAATCTGATTCACAACAAACTGTTGAACCATTAGTGAATCCGGCTGGGCGATCTTCGAAGCGTTCAAAGAAGGGTGGAGCTTCTTCTATCGTTGCTGAAATGGCTAAGCTGAAGGCGTCGTATGCTGGCAAAAAAACAGTTAAGCATGTTTCATTTGAAATTGCGAAGAATGATAGCCATGTGGAAGAAGCGACTGCTCCTGTTAAAGAAGTAAAAAAGAAACCTCCCGTTGCTGCGAAGAGGAAAGTTGTATTTGAATCAACGGCTGATGATAAGGGCGCTGATAAAATTGCTAAG AAATCTCCTAAATCGCCTATTAAGAAGAAAACTGATAAGAGTAACGCTGGTGCTAAGAGAAAAGCTTCTGCTGAACCTTCTGAACTTGAAGAAGTATTGGCCGAGACAACGATTAAG TCAGCTAAGACTAGATCAGCTTCTGCTTCTTCAAAGAAGAAACCTTCCACTGCAACTCATGAACCTGAAAAGGTTTTGAATGATGCTTCGAAAGAG ATGTGGTCTCTTCGTTGGAAACTTGAAGAGATTCCTACGACAAGGGTTGATCATTGCATGAAACATAAAGTTGTTGATAAATTGAAGAGCCACTTGACTGATTCGCAGCTGGAAATGTTTCGAGCGACTTGTTTTGGTTTTGTGCTGGATATGCCTTCGTGTAATTTTCAAGGTCAGGTTGTACATTCTATGTTGGCAAGGCAGTTTGATAATGCTGGAGAAAATGAGATGTGGTTTGCTGTTGGCCAATTAAAAGTTCGATTCAGCATTGAGGAGTTTGCTATATTGACCGGTTTAAACTGTACGGGTGAAATTCAGAAGGTCGGGTTTGAAGATGGTGCCAATCATTTCGCCGAAAAGTATTTTGGTGGTTTGTCGAAACTGAATAGGCAGTCTGTGGCTGAGTGTTTTGCGTGCAAGCGGTGGCAGTCCGATGAAGACGCTGTAAAAATtgcatttttgtatgtattGGAACTTTATTTCCTGTGTGCACTTGACTCAAATCTCATTGAAGCTCATCACTTGGATGTTATAGCTTCGGAAGACTACAACTCTTACCCGTGGGGTAAAGAAATTTTCTATTACACGCTGAAGTCTTTTAAAAGTAAGGATCTTACGAAGAAGTTTAAGAATGAAGGGTACTGTAGATTGCTCGGTTTTCCAATTATTCTACAGTTTTTGTTCTATGAGTGTTTTCCTACTGTTGATGGCAAGATATGCACTCTTGTCGGTAATAAAGTGCCGAGATGCTTGAATTGGAGTTCAAGTATTACCCCTACAGTGGATGATCTGCAAAGTAATTTTTATAATCAAGGATCGGAG ATTCTtgcattcttaaatatttaa